Proteins encoded within one genomic window of Hahella chejuensis KCTC 2396:
- a CDS encoding class I SAM-dependent methyltransferase, with the protein MYCHDEEPSPLLINWQDAFRDAPVAPVLDLACGHGRNGLWLARRGRDVVFADRDAEALDGIAEVLSQEGLPGRIWCIDLETRLPDLDDDSFSAILVFRYLHRPLFPLLRRALAPGGYLFYETFTWEQPQYGRPSNPDFLLQPGELRREFGAWDEVHYFEGVDPEKPLAISQWVGQKPRLAIAELPPLPA; encoded by the coding sequence ATGTATTGTCATGATGAAGAACCGTCGCCTTTACTGATCAATTGGCAGGATGCGTTTCGTGACGCGCCGGTTGCGCCGGTGCTTGATCTGGCCTGTGGCCATGGCCGCAATGGGCTGTGGCTGGCGCGTCGGGGGCGGGATGTTGTTTTCGCCGACCGGGACGCTGAAGCGCTGGACGGCATTGCCGAGGTGCTGTCGCAGGAAGGGCTGCCGGGGCGAATCTGGTGCATCGACCTGGAGACGCGCCTGCCGGATCTGGACGACGATAGTTTTTCTGCGATTCTGGTGTTCCGCTATCTGCATCGACCGCTGTTTCCTTTGTTGAGACGCGCCCTGGCCCCTGGCGGCTATCTCTTCTATGAAACTTTCACATGGGAGCAGCCGCAGTACGGTCGCCCCTCCAATCCTGACTTTCTGTTGCAGCCCGGCGAATTGCGACGTGAATTCGGCGCCTGGGATGAAGTGCATTATTTTGAGGGCGTGGACCCTGAGAAACCCCTGGCGATTTCTCAGTGGGTCGGGCAAAAACCCCGTCTCGCCATCGCGGAATTACCGCCATTGCCTGCTTGA
- a CDS encoding DUF6880 family protein: MPSSDSRDLTNSRDLQRRLKKLSKSELTQLLLELHGRHEEVDAFIDLFLLRRSPSALAANLSERIQAIGQSRQFIRYGETFGYAAQLQQLLQDIEASLMEDYPLQACDILAEFIITHEKVFVRSDDSAGAISDVYREAVSTMARAITSARRRQRFPEGYWLSRFAEWRDRDAGNLLLGLLASDKSCFTDSELSQLAWRYERQLRQAVKKGLAPQDDYFREALTGLQGAAQALNDPDLYAQAVKLAYPELSDFLKIELAENYLKASEPDKALACLDTPEADSPDLLKIRLLAYEQLGDRANKRDALQRLFNLEPTPEHLQALLHLAPREEREEIIDDAIQSAEQAGDGALAASLLLELQQPQRALALLQQQGEALQQYYHGDLLALAERFKENRIVLGAILCYRALLEDILNRSYAKAYAYAADYIKELTELDAAGPDYQSTPDHSAFLVALRRTHPDKTGFWSRVDGSVLLRSV; the protein is encoded by the coding sequence ATGCCCTCCTCCGACTCCCGCGATCTCACCAACTCCCGCGACCTGCAGCGCCGACTCAAAAAGCTGAGTAAAAGCGAGTTGACTCAATTATTGCTGGAGCTGCACGGCAGGCATGAAGAGGTGGACGCCTTCATTGATCTATTTCTGCTACGGCGTTCGCCCTCCGCTCTGGCGGCCAATTTGAGCGAGCGCATCCAGGCGATCGGACAAAGCAGGCAGTTTATCCGCTATGGCGAAACCTTCGGCTATGCCGCGCAACTGCAACAATTACTGCAGGATATCGAGGCGAGCCTGATGGAAGATTACCCGCTGCAAGCCTGCGACATCCTGGCCGAGTTCATCATCACCCACGAAAAAGTATTTGTGCGCAGCGACGACTCCGCCGGCGCCATCAGCGACGTATATCGAGAAGCGGTCTCCACCATGGCCAGGGCGATCACCTCTGCGCGACGGCGGCAACGATTTCCAGAAGGTTACTGGTTGAGTCGCTTCGCCGAGTGGCGCGACAGAGACGCCGGCAATCTGTTGCTCGGCTTATTGGCGTCGGACAAATCCTGCTTTACTGACAGCGAACTCAGTCAGTTGGCCTGGCGCTATGAGCGGCAGCTGCGTCAGGCGGTAAAAAAAGGACTGGCGCCTCAGGATGACTACTTTCGCGAGGCGCTGACGGGATTACAGGGCGCTGCGCAAGCGCTGAACGACCCGGATCTGTATGCCCAGGCGGTCAAGCTGGCCTACCCTGAACTGAGCGACTTTTTGAAGATCGAGCTGGCGGAGAACTACCTGAAGGCGTCGGAGCCGGATAAAGCCCTCGCCTGCCTGGATACGCCGGAAGCAGACAGTCCCGACCTGCTGAAAATACGCCTGCTGGCTTATGAACAGCTCGGCGATCGCGCCAACAAACGCGACGCGTTGCAACGCCTGTTCAATCTGGAGCCCACCCCGGAGCATCTACAGGCGCTGTTGCATCTGGCGCCGCGAGAGGAGCGCGAAGAGATTATTGACGACGCCATTCAAAGCGCGGAGCAGGCCGGCGACGGCGCGCTGGCGGCCAGTTTGTTGCTGGAGCTGCAGCAACCGCAAAGGGCGCTGGCGCTATTGCAACAACAGGGCGAGGCGTTACAGCAGTATTATCACGGCGACCTGCTGGCGCTGGCGGAACGCTTTAAAGAAAACCGCATCGTCCTGGGCGCCATTCTTTGCTATCGCGCCCTGCTGGAGGACATTCTCAATCGCAGTTACGCCAAGGCTTACGCCTACGCCGCTGATTACATAAAGGAACTGACGGAGCTGGACGCCGCTGGACCGGACTATCAAAGTACGCCGGATCACAGCGCCTTTCTGGTTGCACTGCGCCGCACACACCCGGATAAAACCGGCTTCTGGAGCCGGGTGGACGGTTCCGTACTATTACGCAGCGTCTGA
- a CDS encoding DUF924 family protein: protein MTNESGLQNAPSLTAEDVLRFWFEELSPADWFRKSDELDRRIAERFGPLLTAARAGELSHWRNEPRGRLAEVIVLDQFSRNIFRDQAESFAADNLALALAQEAVRAGADKELGDEEKSFLYMPYMHSESAVVHEEAVRLFSQPGLENNLDFEHRHLAIIKRFGRYPHRNAILGRESTPEELAFLKEPGSGF from the coding sequence ATGACGAATGAGTCAGGTTTGCAAAATGCGCCGTCGCTGACCGCCGAGGACGTGCTGCGATTCTGGTTTGAAGAATTGAGCCCCGCGGATTGGTTTCGTAAAAGCGACGAACTGGATCGTCGCATCGCTGAGCGCTTCGGCCCCTTGCTGACGGCCGCCAGAGCGGGGGAGCTATCCCATTGGCGTAACGAGCCCCGCGGCCGGTTGGCGGAAGTAATCGTTCTGGACCAGTTTTCCCGCAATATCTTTCGCGATCAGGCTGAGTCCTTCGCCGCGGACAATCTGGCGTTGGCGCTGGCTCAGGAAGCGGTGCGGGCGGGAGCGGACAAGGAGCTGGGCGACGAGGAGAAGAGCTTTCTGTATATGCCGTATATGCATAGCGAATCCGCAGTAGTCCATGAAGAGGCCGTGCGTTTGTTCAGCCAGCCCGGACTGGAGAACAATCTGGATTTTGAACACAGACACTTGGCGATTATCAAACGCTTTGGCCGCTATCCCCATCGCAATGCGATTCTAGGACGCGAATCCACGCCGGAAGAGTTGGCGTTTTTAAAAGAGCCCGGGTCTGGGTTTTGA
- a CDS encoding alpha-glucosidase, giving the protein MKSSDPQLPGQRNNQRPQTQRPADTQDDWWKYGVIYQVNVRSFFDANNDGVGDIKGLTAKLDYFVELGVAAIALTPVFTSPMSDFGFDVSDYYSLDPAFGDLDDFDALIRAANNRGLKVLLDIVISHTSVQHPWFLESKQDRNNPKADWYVWADAQADGTVPNNWQTTFGHPAWSWSSTRGQYYLHNATSRQADLNFHNSEVIAEVLSILQFWLERGVAGFRLDCPNLYTHDKKLRNNPPRRNMATIPEEALINPFEYQLQIYNQNRPETLPTLARIRRLCDRYEAALLGSVTSSATFEMLNIYSGSQEGLQMANIYEALPSVYNLPGLVSVVQTFEENCDQVWPYWMLNNHDVARLVSRWEGDHDAPRLAAIVLALHLSLRGTPVLFQGDELGLEEAYIPFDNLCDPYGKLSWPQYMGRDGCRTPLPWDDKPPHAGFSTHTPWLPIDPRHLSHAINVQQKDPESVLRRVQQFIRWREQQPEILLGSMSIIHADASVLLLLRKHKGGRLLAAFNVSYEPAEIELNLPQPPEVLSGHGFRGELRDNRIYLPPYEAFFGRLP; this is encoded by the coding sequence ATGAAATCATCCGATCCGCAACTTCCGGGACAGCGGAACAATCAGCGGCCACAGACGCAACGACCTGCAGACACACAGGATGACTGGTGGAAATACGGCGTTATTTATCAGGTCAACGTGCGCAGCTTTTTCGACGCCAATAACGATGGCGTCGGCGATATCAAAGGCCTGACCGCAAAACTGGACTATTTCGTCGAACTCGGCGTGGCCGCCATTGCGCTGACGCCGGTGTTTACCTCGCCGATGAGCGACTTCGGCTTTGATGTCAGCGATTACTACAGCCTCGACCCCGCTTTCGGCGATCTGGACGACTTCGACGCGCTGATCCGCGCAGCGAACAACCGTGGCCTCAAGGTACTGCTCGACATCGTCATCAGCCATACTTCCGTGCAGCATCCCTGGTTTCTGGAAAGCAAACAGGATCGCAATAATCCGAAAGCGGACTGGTACGTATGGGCGGACGCGCAAGCGGACGGCACGGTTCCCAACAACTGGCAGACGACCTTTGGCCACCCGGCCTGGTCATGGAGCTCCACCCGCGGCCAGTACTACCTGCACAACGCCACCAGCCGGCAGGCGGATCTCAACTTCCATAACAGCGAAGTCATCGCCGAAGTGCTCAGTATTCTGCAGTTCTGGCTGGAGCGCGGCGTCGCCGGCTTCCGCCTGGACTGCCCGAACCTGTATACCCATGATAAAAAGCTGCGTAATAACCCGCCGCGGCGCAATATGGCGACGATTCCCGAAGAAGCGTTGATCAACCCGTTCGAATATCAGTTGCAGATCTATAACCAGAACCGGCCCGAAACCCTGCCGACGCTGGCCCGCATCCGCCGCCTGTGCGATCGCTACGAAGCCGCCTTGCTGGGCAGCGTCACCAGTAGCGCCACCTTTGAAATGCTGAACATTTACAGCGGCTCACAGGAAGGCCTGCAGATGGCCAATATTTATGAAGCCCTGCCCAGCGTCTATAACCTGCCTGGTCTGGTCAGCGTAGTGCAAACCTTCGAGGAGAATTGCGATCAGGTCTGGCCTTATTGGATGCTGAACAACCACGACGTCGCCCGTCTGGTGTCGCGCTGGGAAGGAGATCATGACGCCCCCCGACTGGCCGCCATTGTGTTGGCTCTGCACCTGTCGCTGAGGGGAACGCCCGTCCTGTTTCAAGGGGACGAGCTGGGTCTGGAGGAAGCTTATATTCCATTCGATAATCTGTGCGACCCTTACGGCAAACTGTCCTGGCCGCAGTATATGGGGCGCGACGGTTGCCGCACGCCGCTGCCCTGGGACGACAAACCGCCTCACGCCGGATTCTCGACCCATACACCCTGGTTGCCCATCGATCCGCGCCACTTGTCCCACGCTATCAATGTGCAGCAAAAGGACCCGGAATCCGTCCTGCGTCGCGTGCAGCAGTTCATACGCTGGCGCGAACAACAGCCGGAAATACTGTTGGGCTCCATGTCGATCATTCACGCGGATGCGTCAGTGTTGCTGTTGCTGCGCAAACATAAAGGGGGGCGATTGCTGGCCGCCTTCAATGTGTCCTATGAGCCGGCTGAAATCGAGCTCAACCTGCCGCAACCGCCAGAAGTCCTGAGCGGTCATGGTTTTCGCGGCGAGTTGCGGGATAATCGTATTTATCTGCCGCCCTACGAGGCGTTCTTCGGCCGCTTGCCTTGA
- a CDS encoding glyoxalase superfamily protein, whose product MNHATCRHVSETTLKNFKRDAKKIKRSQGISHAQALDLVAVEHGFRSWFDVLNRAKGLSSARPQPQKPQTTNRASVVVNPFGKHISLFAESFAHAVPYSWRIARRSIGSGVAGHAGRREGSVHSVVVSPSAWSLI is encoded by the coding sequence ATGAATCATGCGACCTGCAGACACGTATCGGAAACCACGCTGAAGAATTTCAAGCGTGACGCCAAGAAAATCAAACGTAGCCAAGGAATCTCCCACGCCCAGGCGTTGGATCTTGTTGCTGTGGAACATGGATTCCGTTCCTGGTTTGATGTTCTAAACCGCGCCAAAGGTCTCTCCTCAGCGCGTCCGCAGCCGCAGAAACCTCAAACAACGAATCGCGCCAGCGTAGTCGTAAATCCTTTCGGCAAGCACATTTCCCTGTTCGCAGAATCTTTCGCTCATGCGGTGCCATACAGTTGGCGCATCGCACGACGCAGTATTGGCTCCGGCGTCGCCGGCCATGCGGGGCGTCGCGAGGGTTCAGTCCATTCCGTAGTCGTATCTCCCAGCGCCTGGTCTTTGATCTGA
- a CDS encoding ABC transporter substrate-binding protein, whose translation MKKTIIKAIGTGVFLSAAFSLQAHAETLTISCGAVGAELELCKDGVKAWAEKTGNEVKVVSTPNSSSERLALYQQLLAAGSQDIDIFQIDVVWPGMLGQHFVDLKPFSNGAEKEHFESIVNNNTVDGKLVAMPWFTDAGVLYYRKDLLEKYSQQPPETWEQLEASAKLVQDGERKAGNDKMWGFVWQGRAYEGLTCNATEWVASFNGGTVVDEKGKITINNPQAAKALNTAAGWIGTISPQGVTNYAEEESRGVFQSGNAVFMRNWPYAWSLAQAEDSAIKDKVGVVALPKGGEDGRHSATLGGWQLAVSKYAKNPKLSADLVMYLTSYEEQKRRAIKASYNPTINALYKDKDVLAATPFFGSLYETFVSGVPRPSSVTKSKYNQVSTAFFNAVHSVLSGKEKAEASLAQLEGQLRRFARNGKWK comes from the coding sequence ATGAAAAAAACCATAATTAAGGCTATTGGTACGGGTGTATTTCTGTCCGCCGCTTTCAGTCTGCAAGCGCATGCGGAAACGTTGACCATCTCCTGCGGCGCCGTCGGCGCGGAGCTGGAGCTGTGTAAGGACGGCGTCAAGGCCTGGGCGGAGAAAACCGGCAATGAGGTGAAGGTGGTGTCCACGCCCAATTCCTCATCCGAGCGTCTGGCGCTCTACCAGCAACTGCTGGCTGCGGGCAGTCAGGACATCGACATATTCCAGATCGACGTGGTGTGGCCGGGTATGCTGGGCCAGCACTTCGTCGACCTCAAACCTTTCAGCAATGGCGCTGAAAAAGAGCACTTTGAATCTATCGTCAACAACAACACTGTGGACGGCAAACTGGTGGCCATGCCCTGGTTTACTGACGCTGGCGTGTTGTACTACCGCAAAGACCTGCTGGAGAAATACAGCCAGCAGCCTCCGGAAACCTGGGAGCAACTGGAAGCCTCCGCGAAACTGGTGCAGGACGGCGAGCGCAAGGCGGGTAATGACAAAATGTGGGGCTTCGTCTGGCAAGGCCGCGCTTATGAAGGTTTGACCTGTAACGCGACGGAGTGGGTCGCCAGCTTCAACGGCGGCACAGTGGTGGATGAGAAAGGCAAGATCACCATCAACAATCCGCAGGCCGCCAAGGCCCTCAATACCGCCGCCGGCTGGATTGGGACTATCAGTCCGCAGGGCGTGACCAACTACGCGGAAGAAGAGTCCCGCGGCGTGTTCCAGTCCGGCAACGCCGTGTTCATGCGTAACTGGCCTTACGCCTGGTCGCTGGCGCAGGCTGAAGACAGCGCCATCAAAGACAAAGTGGGCGTAGTCGCCCTGCCAAAGGGAGGTGAAGACGGTCGCCATAGCGCGACTTTGGGCGGCTGGCAGCTGGCGGTCTCCAAGTACGCCAAAAACCCGAAACTGTCAGCGGATCTGGTCATGTACCTGACCAGCTATGAAGAACAGAAGCGCCGCGCTATCAAGGCTTCCTACAACCCCACCATCAACGCCCTGTACAAAGACAAGGACGTGCTGGCTGCGACGCCTTTCTTCGGCAGCCTGTACGAAACCTTCGTCAGCGGCGTACCGCGTCCCTCCAGTGTGACCAAGAGCAAGTACAACCAGGTCAGCACCGCCTTCTTCAACGCTGTGCACAGCGTTTTGTCCGGCAAGGAAAAAGCCGAAGCCAGTCTGGCTCAGTTGGAAGGCCAACTGCGTCGATTCGCCCGTAACGGAAAGTGGAAATGA
- a CDS encoding carbohydrate ABC transporter permease produces the protein MSQSSRQRQRARSAWLFLAPMICTLLLVAGWPLLRTIWFSFTDASLTDLNAAEFIGWGNYLYKEDGEWYGLLADAVWWKSVWNTLTFTLISVSFELVLGMIVALALNVNFAGRGLVRAAVLIPWAIPTIVSAKMWSWMLHDQFGILNDMLMGVGLISAPLAWTADADLSMVAVIMVDVWKTTPFMALLMLAALQMLPKDCYEAAKVDGIHPVRVFFRVTLPLIMPAVLVAVVFRALDALRIFDLIYVLTSNSEDTMSMSVFARQQLVDFQDVGYGSAASTALFLVIALLTLAYLYLGRKYMRVGD, from the coding sequence ATGTCCCAGTCGTCCCGACAACGCCAGCGCGCCCGCAGCGCCTGGCTGTTCCTGGCCCCGATGATCTGTACGCTGCTGTTGGTCGCCGGTTGGCCGCTACTACGCACGATCTGGTTCAGTTTCACTGACGCCAGTCTGACGGATCTTAACGCAGCCGAGTTTATCGGCTGGGGGAACTACTTATACAAGGAAGATGGCGAGTGGTATGGCCTGCTGGCCGACGCCGTGTGGTGGAAATCGGTATGGAACACCCTGACGTTCACGCTGATCTCCGTGTCGTTTGAGCTGGTGCTGGGCATGATCGTGGCGCTGGCCTTGAACGTGAACTTCGCCGGTCGCGGTCTGGTGCGCGCAGCGGTGCTGATTCCCTGGGCGATACCCACCATTGTTTCAGCCAAGATGTGGAGCTGGATGCTGCACGACCAGTTCGGAATTCTCAACGACATGCTGATGGGGGTCGGACTGATCTCGGCGCCGCTGGCCTGGACCGCGGATGCGGATCTGTCGATGGTGGCGGTGATCATGGTCGATGTCTGGAAAACCACGCCTTTCATGGCGCTACTGATGCTCGCTGCGCTGCAGATGCTGCCCAAGGACTGTTATGAGGCGGCGAAAGTGGATGGCATCCATCCAGTAAGAGTTTTCTTCCGAGTGACCCTGCCGCTGATTATGCCGGCCGTGCTGGTGGCGGTGGTGTTCAGGGCTCTGGACGCGCTGCGGATCTTTGATTTGATTTATGTGCTGACTTCCAACAGTGAAGACACCATGTCCATGTCCGTTTTCGCCCGCCAGCAGCTGGTGGACTTCCAGGATGTGGGATACGGCTCCGCCGCGTCGACGGCCTTGTTCCTGGTGATCGCATTGCTGACGTTGGCCTATCTGTATCTGGGGCGCAAGTATATGCGCGTGGGGGACTGA
- a CDS encoding carbohydrate ABC transporter permease has product MSQSVDVKQLLRKAAFYLLVAAIVVFSVFPFYYAILTSFKSGSELFVVDYWPTSVDWANYLSVFKGTAFGENILNSVMVSSAVVLVSLMLGLTAAFALARIDFRGRGLMLIAILSVSMFPQVAVLSGLFEVIRGLGLYNNLLGLVLAYLIFTLPFTVWVLTTFMKQMPKEVEEAAILDGASNLTIIFRVFLPMMWPALVTTGLLAFIAAWNEFLFALTFTLTDAQRTVPVAVALISGSSQHELPWGVIMAASVIVTVPLVALVLVFQRRIVSGLTAGAVKG; this is encoded by the coding sequence ATGAGCCAGAGCGTCGATGTAAAACAGTTGCTGCGAAAAGCCGCCTTTTACCTTTTGGTGGCGGCCATCGTGGTGTTTTCCGTGTTCCCTTTCTATTACGCGATCCTGACGTCATTCAAGTCCGGCAGCGAGTTGTTCGTGGTGGACTACTGGCCCACTTCCGTTGATTGGGCGAACTATCTTTCCGTGTTCAAGGGCACGGCCTTTGGGGAAAACATCCTCAACTCGGTGATGGTGTCCAGCGCGGTGGTGCTGGTGTCCCTGATGCTGGGACTGACCGCCGCCTTCGCTCTGGCGCGGATTGATTTCCGCGGTCGCGGGCTGATGCTGATTGCGATTCTGTCGGTGTCCATGTTCCCGCAGGTGGCGGTGCTGTCCGGTCTGTTCGAAGTGATTCGCGGCCTGGGTCTGTACAACAACCTGCTGGGTCTGGTGCTCGCGTATTTGATTTTCACGCTGCCGTTCACGGTATGGGTGCTCACCACGTTCATGAAGCAGATGCCGAAGGAAGTGGAAGAAGCGGCGATTCTGGACGGCGCGTCCAACCTGACCATTATTTTCCGGGTGTTCCTGCCGATGATGTGGCCGGCGCTGGTCACGACCGGACTGCTGGCGTTCATCGCCGCCTGGAATGAATTTTTGTTCGCCCTGACGTTCACACTCACTGACGCGCAGCGCACGGTGCCGGTCGCCGTCGCGCTGATCAGCGGCAGCAGCCAGCATGAGCTGCCCTGGGGCGTGATCATGGCCGCATCGGTCATCGTGACCGTGCCGCTGGTGGCGCTGGTATTGGTGTTTCAACGTCGCATTGTGTCCGGCCTCACCGCTGGCGCAGTCAAAGGTTAA
- a CDS encoding alpha-glucosidase: MSKVERDWWRGCTIYQIYPRSYLDSNQDGIGDLPGIVSRLDYIAGLGVDAIWLSPFFTSPMKDFGYDVSDYRSVDPIFGDLDDFKRLVEKSHALGMKVMIDLVMSHTSDQHLWFQESSQDRTNPKADWYVWADPKPDGTPPNNWLAMFGGSAWAWCAKRRQYYMHNFLSSQPDLNYHNPEVQDQMLEEVRFWLDLGVDGFRLDTVNYYFHDKQLRDNPPLPKDAKKTLGAPEQNPYSLQLHVYDISRPDNIGFLKRLRELLDQYEGITTVGEIGADEPLKIMSDYTSGSDKLHMAYTFDLLNVFHEPTYIREVVERLENQIGDGWACWALSNHDVVRCVTRWANGRDRAPFAKLLLGLLLSLRGSACIYQGEELGLPEADVPYERLQDPYALPFWPEYKGRDGCRTPMVWESAKPYGGFSSIDPWLPVSEEHLGLAPDVQEKDPNSVLNFYRGFIHWRKRQSALKNGSIRMLDAPAGGLLFERCDEEQRIVIALNMTAETIRVPCRMANVEPMSGHGYSGELEGEDIVLPPYQAFFGELK, translated from the coding sequence ATGTCGAAGGTTGAGCGGGATTGGTGGCGCGGTTGCACCATTTATCAGATTTATCCGCGTAGCTATCTGGATTCCAACCAGGACGGCATCGGCGATTTGCCGGGCATCGTCAGCAGGCTGGATTACATCGCCGGTCTGGGGGTGGACGCGATCTGGTTGTCCCCATTCTTTACGTCGCCAATGAAAGATTTTGGCTATGACGTGTCCGATTATCGCAGCGTTGATCCCATTTTTGGCGATCTGGACGACTTCAAGCGTCTGGTAGAAAAGTCTCATGCCTTAGGCATGAAGGTCATGATCGATCTGGTGATGAGCCATACTTCCGATCAGCACCTCTGGTTCCAGGAAAGCTCGCAGGATCGCACCAATCCGAAGGCGGACTGGTACGTGTGGGCCGATCCTAAACCGGACGGCACGCCGCCCAATAACTGGCTGGCCATGTTCGGCGGCTCCGCCTGGGCGTGGTGCGCCAAGCGTCGCCAGTACTATATGCACAACTTCCTGAGCAGCCAGCCGGATCTTAACTACCACAATCCGGAAGTGCAGGATCAAATGCTGGAGGAAGTGCGCTTCTGGCTGGACCTGGGCGTGGACGGCTTCCGTCTGGATACGGTCAACTATTACTTCCATGACAAGCAACTGCGCGACAATCCGCCGTTGCCGAAAGACGCCAAGAAAACGCTGGGCGCGCCGGAACAGAATCCGTATTCCTTACAGCTACATGTCTACGACATCAGCCGTCCGGACAACATTGGCTTCCTCAAGCGTCTGCGTGAGTTGCTGGATCAGTACGAAGGCATCACCACTGTCGGTGAGATCGGCGCCGATGAGCCGTTGAAAATCATGTCGGACTACACTTCCGGCAGCGACAAACTGCACATGGCGTATACCTTCGACCTGTTGAACGTATTCCATGAGCCGACCTACATCCGCGAAGTGGTGGAGCGTCTGGAAAACCAGATCGGCGACGGCTGGGCCTGCTGGGCGCTGTCCAATCACGATGTGGTGCGTTGCGTCACCCGCTGGGCCAACGGTCGTGATCGCGCGCCCTTCGCCAAGCTGTTGCTGGGCCTGTTGCTGTCTCTGCGCGGCAGCGCCTGCATCTATCAAGGTGAAGAGTTGGGACTGCCGGAAGCGGACGTTCCCTATGAACGTTTACAGGACCCATACGCCCTGCCGTTCTGGCCGGAGTACAAAGGCCGTGACGGCTGCCGTACGCCGATGGTGTGGGAAAGCGCTAAACCCTACGGCGGCTTCTCCTCCATTGACCCCTGGCTGCCGGTTTCCGAGGAGCATCTCGGACTGGCGCCGGACGTACAAGAGAAAGACCCGAACTCCGTGCTCAACTTCTATCGCGGCTTTATCCACTGGCGCAAGCGTCAGTCCGCGCTGAAGAACGGTTCCATTCGTATGCTGGACGCTCCAGCGGGCGGATTGCTGTTCGAGCGCTGCGACGAGGAACAACGCATCGTCATCGCCTTGAACATGACTGCGGAGACCATCCGCGTTCCCTGTCGCATGGCCAATGTCGAGCCGATGAGCGGACATGGCTACAGCGGCGAGCTGGAGGGCGAGGATATCGTATTGCCGCCGTATCAGGCGTTTTTCGGCGAGTTGAAGTAA
- a CDS encoding ABC transporter ATP-binding protein: MAELRLRNVNKVFQQTHVLHDINLHIADGDFVVFVGPSGCGKSTLLRTIAGLEDITSGELYIGGALVNDVAPAKRGVGMVFQSYALYPHMTVYENMAFGLKLDGAGQDEIRSKVESVAQTLQLGALLKRKPAALSGGQRQRVAIGRAIVREPKVFLFDEPLSNLDASLRVQTRLEIAKLHERLGSTMIYVTHDQVEAMTLADKIVVMNQGRIEQVGTPLELYNQPASEFVATFIGSPRMNMLKGKAAEDLGGATLGIRPEHLQVRTQGEAGDWKGVLRMAEHLGSDTYVYVDVAGVGEMTARIVGEMELEPGCELYLHAPSQHMHLFDAQGKPVDASLRRTA, translated from the coding sequence ATGGCTGAGCTTAGATTACGCAACGTCAATAAAGTTTTTCAGCAGACCCATGTGCTGCACGACATCAATCTGCACATCGCGGACGGCGATTTTGTCGTATTTGTCGGCCCCTCCGGCTGCGGTAAGTCCACATTGCTGCGCACCATCGCCGGTTTGGAGGACATCACTTCCGGCGAACTCTATATCGGCGGCGCGCTGGTGAACGATGTAGCGCCGGCCAAGCGCGGCGTGGGTATGGTGTTCCAGTCCTACGCCCTGTACCCGCACATGACGGTGTATGAAAACATGGCGTTCGGATTGAAGCTCGACGGCGCCGGGCAGGATGAAATCCGCAGCAAGGTGGAGTCGGTGGCGCAAACCCTGCAATTGGGGGCGCTGCTCAAGCGAAAGCCGGCGGCGTTATCCGGCGGACAGCGGCAGCGGGTGGCCATCGGTCGCGCCATCGTACGCGAACCCAAAGTGTTTCTTTTCGATGAGCCGCTGTCCAACTTGGACGCCTCCCTGCGAGTGCAGACCCGTCTGGAGATCGCCAAGCTGCATGAACGTCTCGGCTCCACCATGATTTACGTCACCCATGATCAGGTCGAGGCCATGACTCTGGCGGACAAGATCGTGGTGATGAATCAGGGGCGCATAGAACAGGTAGGTACGCCGCTTGAGCTTTATAACCAGCCTGCATCCGAGTTTGTGGCCACTTTCATTGGGTCTCCCCGCATGAACATGCTGAAGGGCAAGGCGGCGGAAGATCTCGGCGGCGCTACTCTGGGCATACGGCCGGAGCATTTACAGGTGCGCACTCAGGGCGAAGCGGGGGATTGGAAAGGCGTGTTGCGCATGGCTGAGCATCTGGGCAGCGACACCTATGTTTATGTCGACGTCGCAGGCGTTGGCGAAATGACGGCGCGTATCGTGGGTGAAATGGAGCTGGAGCCGGGGTGCGAGCTGTACCTGCATGCGCCCTCGCAACATATGCATCTGTTCGACGCACAAGGCAAGCCGGTGGACGCATCGCTGCGCCGCACCGCCTGA